The sequence below is a genomic window from Sphingomonas jaspsi DSM 18422.
GACGGCTTCGTCGGTGCCAGTCAGCCGCTTGCGATAGGCTTCGACCAAGTCGCCGCGCTCGGGCTCGGGAATGAAGCCGACGAACTTCTCCCATTCTTCAGGGTAGAGCTCCGACGCGCCATATTTGTAGAGCCAGTCGACCTCGCGCTGGCGGAACAGGAAAATGCCGCGCAGCACCAGCTCGGTAACGCGATCCGGATGCGACTGGGCGTAGGCGAGGCTTAGGGTCGAGCCCCAGCTGCCGCCGAAGACCATCCACTTTTCGACGCCCATGACCGAAGTGCGCAACCGCTCGATATCTTCGACCAAGTCCCAGGTCGTGTTGTCGTCCAGGCTGGCGAACGGCGTCGAACGACCGCAGCCGCGCTGGTCGAAGAGCAGGATGTCGTAGCGCGTCGGGTCGAACTGGCGGCGCTGGCCGGGGCTGATGCCGGATCCGGGACCGCCGTGCAGGAAGACGACCGGCTTGGCGCCCTTGGTCCCGCAGCGTTCCCAGTAGAGCGTGTGCCCGTCGCCGACGTCCAGCATGCCGCTGTCGTAAGGTTCGATGGCCGGATAGAGGGTGCGGCGCTCGTTCATCAACTTCCCCGTTGCACAAAAAAGGCGGCGGATGCGTAGCGCACCCGCCGCCCCAAGGCGATGTCTAAGATTGGCGTCTTAGAACTTGTAGCCGAACTCCACGCCCCAGATGCGCGGTTCGTTGACCATCGCGGTGAGGTTGTTGAAGTCGATGCCGCTGACCGCGCTCTTGTCGTTGAGGATGTTGCGGCCGAAGGCGGCAACATCGAAGCGGTCAGTCTTGTAGCCGACGCGAAGACCGCCCTCGGTCAGCTGGTCGTCAGAAAATTCGACCGACTGGTATAGGAAGAAGTTGATCTTCGAGCGGTGGTACCAGTCGGTGAAGACGTAGAGCGAGCCATCGCCGACCGGATGTTCGTAACCGGCCGACCAGTTGATTGTCCACTTCGGCGCCTGCGGCAGCTGGTTGCCGTTGATGTAGACCTCGCCCGGATCGAACGGCACCGAGGGAACCGCGAACGGATCGGTCACGGTGCAGGCCGCGCCGCAGACTTCGACCGTCAGGTTCTTGTCGTGGATCTTGGCGATGTTGAGGCTGACGCCGCCGGTCAGCGTCAGGCCGCGGACCGGGCGCGCTTCCAGTTCCGCTTCGAACCCATGGCCCTTCACCGCCTTGGCGTTGAGCAGCAGATTGGCGTTGTTGGCGCCGCCCACGGCCGACAGCTGCAGATCCTTGGTCTTGAAGAAGTAACCGGTCAGGTTGAAGCGCAGCTTGCGGTCGAGGAGAACCGTCTTGATGCCGGCTTCGTACGACATGGTGTTTTCGCTGTCCGCCGTCGACACGTCGCGGTCGAACAGGATGCGGCCCTGGATTGCCGGGGCGCGATAGCCCTTGGCGACGCGGGCGTAGACGTTGACGTCGGGGTTCAGTTCCTGGATCGCCGACACGTCCCAGGTCAGCACGCTGTCCTTGACGCGGGTGGTCGTTTCCGGGACCGGACCGCCGCCGACGAAGATCGGACGCACGTCGTACAGACGCTCGGCGGTCAGCTTTTTCTTGTCGTGGTTCCAGCGGGCACCGGCCTGGACGGTCAGGCCGTTGTCGGTCTTGTAGTTGACCGAGCCGAAGATGCCGAGCGCGCGGGCTTCCTGGCGCTGGTTGACGATCGCCGACGGGTCGGTCGCGGTAGGCGAGCCGAAGTCGAGGCTTTCGATGTCGGTGTTTTCGTTGAAGTAGAAAACGCCGGCCTGGTAGCCGAGGCCCGTCGTGTTGTTCGACGCAATGCGCAGTTCCTGCGTGAACTGGTCGAGGCTCGGGATATTGTCCTGGCTCTGCGCCTGGAACGGGATGAAGCCCGGGCCGGTGTCGGTGCCGCCGTCGATGTCGCCGCGGCTCTTGACCGTGCCGTGCCAGTAGCTGGTGACCGAATAGAAGGTCGCCGGACCGAAGTCATATTCGATCGTGCCGGCCAGGTTCTGGGTCTTCAGCTTCTGGAAGTTGAGGCCGTTGGTGCTGACCTTGTCGCGCTTGAACTTGCCTCCGTCGAGGCCGACCAGCTTGTTGCTGCCGGTTTCGAAGGCGTTTGCGCGGAACAGGCGGGCATCGCCGTCAAGGTCGCGCAGCTGGCCGGTCAGGCGAATCTTTAGCTCGTCGGTCGGGCGGAATTCGACCTGCGCGCGCAGCGCGATGTCGTCATAGCCTTCCAGGTCGTGCTTGCCCGGTTCGCTGACATTGTCGACCCAGTTGCCGCGGTGCTGCCACAGGCCCGACACGCGGACCGCCACCTTGTCGCTGACCTCGCCGCCGACGGCACCTTCGGCATTGATCGTGCCCAGCGTACCGGCAGTCAGCTTGACGTAGCTCTTGCCCTTGCCCGGCTTCACCGTGTCGAACTTGACGATCCCGGCCGGCGTGTTGCGGCCGAACAGCGTACCCTGCGGGCCGCGCAGTACTTCGACGCGGTCGAGGTCGAATACCGGGAAGCCCTTCAGGATCGGGCTTTCCAGCACGACGTCGTCATAAACGACGCTGACCGGCTGCGACGCGTTGAGGTCGAAGTCGGTGTTGCCGAGGCCGCGAATGTAGAAGCGCGGGAAGGTACGGCCGAACGAGCTTTCGATGTTGAGACTGGGGACGCGGCCGGCCAGCGCGCGGATGTCGCTGCCGCTCGACGTGATCGCGTTCAGCGTGTCGTCGTTGACGGTCGCGACCGACAGCGGAATGTCCTGCAGGTTTTCGCTGCGGCGCTGCGCGGTGACGACGATTTCGCCGAGCTGGTCGCTGGTCGCAGTATCCTGCGCCGGGGCGGGCTGCGCCGCGTCCTGGGCAAAGGCCGGCACGGCGAACAGGCTGGCAGTGGCCAGCGCGAGGATGGAAATATGTGAGATGCGGCGCATCGGAATCGCTTTCATTATCTGTGCGATGGGTGAGCGCCCCCCCGCGGGCCGCTCCGATGCTTCGGCGCCTGTAACCAAGCCGACACATGAGTCAACGCGCGGCGGCGGGCGGCGTTAAGAATTCACGCGTGCTGTGGCTTTGAGGTCAAAAGGAAAATTCGTCGTAGACCCGGCTGACGTCGCCATTCCAATCGCCGTGATACCGTTCCAGCAGACGGTCGGCGAAAGTCTTTCCGGTCGCCACCACGTCCCGCAGCGGATCGAGGAATCCGCCTTCATTGTCGCCGCTGGCATTGAGCTGGGCGCGGTCGGTAAGGCCGGCGGCGGCGATGTCGAGCACGCGCGCGGCAAGGTCGCGCACCGTCCCGCCGCCTGGCACGGACGCTTCCAGCGCCTGGCGCGGTACCGCGTGGCGCAGCGCTTCGCGCTCCTCGATCGACCAGTCCTTGCAAAGGTCCCAGGCTGCATCGAGCGCCGTATCGGAATAGAGCAGGCCGACCCACAGCGCGGGAAGCGCGCAGATGCGGCCCCAGCGCCCGCCGTCCGCGCCGCGCATCTCGAGGAAGCTCTTCAAGCGTACTTCGGGGAAAGCCGTCGACAGATGGTCGGTCCAGTCAGCGATGGTCGGCTTTTCGCCCGGCAGGACACTCAGCTTGCCGTCGAGGAAGTCGCGGAAGCTAAGCCCCGCCGCGTCGATATACTGGCCGTCGCGAAAGACGAAATACATCGGCACGTCGAGCGCATAGTCGCAGTAGCGTTCGTAACCGAACCCGTCCTCGAACACGAACGGCAGCATGCCGGTCCGGTGCGGATCGGTGTCTTCCCAAATATGGCTGCGGAACGATTTGAAGCCGTTGGGCTTGCCCTCGGTGAAGGGCGAATTGGCAAAGAGGGCGGTCGCCACCGGCTGCAGCGCCAGCGACACGCGGAATTTCTTCACCATGTCGGCCTCGCTCGAATAGTCGAGGTTGGTCTGGATGGTGCAGGTGCGCAGCATCATGTCGAGGCCCAGCGTGCCGACGCGCGGCATGTGGTTCAGCATGATCTTGTAGCGGCCCTTGGGCATGATCGGAAGTTCGGCGCGGGTCTTGTCTGGCCACATGCCGAGCCCAAGGAAGCCGAGACCTAGGCGGTCGCCGATCGCCTTCACCTGTTCGAGGTGGCGACCGCTTTCGCGGCAGCTCTGGTGCAGATCCTGCAGCGCCGCGCCCGACAGTTCTAGCTGGCCGGCGGGTTCGAGGCTGATGGTGCCGTCCTGGCCCGACAGGGCAATGACGTTGCCATTCTCGATTACGGGCTCCCAGCCGAATTCGGTCATGCCCATCAACAGGTCGCGGATGCCGCCGGGCTCGTCATAGCTCGGCGCGCGATAGTCGCTGGTGCGATAGACGAACTTCTCGTGCTCGGTCCCGATGCGCCAGTTCTGGCGCGGCTTTTCGCCCTTCGAAAAGACCGACAGCAGGTCGTCGCGGGACTCGATCAGCGGGCTCGCCGAAGTGTCGGTACGCGTCGTCATTGAAAACCCCCTGATGCGCGGACCGTCCCGCGTCAACGCGCATATGGTATCAATGTGAAACTATTGCCAGTCCCCCGCGACGGCCATCCACGTCGCGATCGCGGCCAGCGCCGCCGTCTCCGCGCGGAGGATACGCGGGCCGAGCGAAATGGCGATGCTGTTCGGCTGGGACCGAGCAAGTTCGCGCTCTTCGTCGGTAAAGCCGCCTTCAGGGCCGGTGAGGATGATCGCAGGGCCGGCCTTCAAGGCTTTTGCTGCGGGCTCGCCGCCATTTTCGTCGGCGAAATAGAGTGTCGCCCCTGGTTCGCGCATTTTGAGGAAGTCGGCGAGCGCTATCGGCTCTGCAATGGTGGGCAGGCTGGTTCGGTTGCACTGCTCGGCCGCCTCAATCGCGATGCTTCGAAGCCGCTCGATCTTGACCCGCTCTGCCACGGTGCGTCGGGTCATTACGGGTTGCAGCCTAGAAATACCGAGCTCGGTCGCTTTTTCGACGAGCCAGTCGGTCTGCGCCCGTTTCACCGGCGCGAAGGCAAGCGTGAGGTCGGGGACATGTTCCTGCTCGCGCGTGCGTTCGGCGACGGCCAGCGTCATCCGCTTCTTGCCCACCTCGGCGACCTTCGCCAGCCATTCGCCGTTCGCACCGTCGAACAGCAGGGCCGCCTCGCCCTGCTTCAACCGCATGACATTGCCAAGGTAATTGGCCTGCGCGCCGTCGAGCGCGACCGTCGCGCCCTCACCAAGCGGCGTGTCGACGAACAGGCGCGGCAGGCTTTTGGGCGGCCAGGCGGGGGTGGCGATCATCGCCTTTCCGCATAGCTTCCGCGTCGCGCCGGTGCTAGCCGTCGCGCGACCATGACCATCGACCTTATCTGCCTCGATGCCGACGACACGCTGTGGCACAACATGCGCCACTTCCACGCGACCGAGGATGCGCTGGTGGCGATGCTGGAGCCGTTCGTCGACGCGGGTGTTGCGCGCGACGCGCTGCTGGCGACCGAGCTCAAGAATCTCAAGCTCTACGGCTACGGCGCCAAGTCCTTCACCCTCTCGATGATCGAAACGGCGTTCGACTTGGGCGGCGACGACATCCCTTCGTCCGTCATCCGCGATATCCTTCATGCCGGCCGCGCGCTGTGCGATCATCCGGTCGAATTGCTCGACGGGGTTGCCGACACGATGCACGCACTGGCCGAACGCGGGCGGCTGGTGCTGGTGACCAAGGGCGACCTGTTCCACCAGGAAGCGAAATTGGCCGCATCGGGCCTCGGCGACCATTTCGCCGGGATCGAGATCGTCAGCGACAAGAAGGCGGACACGTTTCGCGCCATCTTCGACCGCTACGGTTCGGCACCCGACGCCGCGATCATGGCCGGCGATTCGATGCGCAGCGACGTGAAGCCCGCGCTCGAGGCTGGGGCGTGGGCCGCCTACATCCCGCAGCCGCTGCAGTGGAGCCATGAACAGGGCGACCCGCCCGCCGATCATCCGCGCTACCGCGAACTGCCGTCGCTGGCCGCACTGGTGAACTGGATCGACGACATAGGGCGGGCTGCGTGAGCGAGACGGAGATCGTCCCCGACAGCGAGCGCACCGGCCTGATCGGCGCGCTGCCGCGACCGCTGCGACCCTATGCCTCGCTGATGCGGCTCGACCGGCCGATCGGGACGTGGCTACTGTTCTGGCCATGCGCGTGGGGCGTCGCTCTGGCCGGGGTGCGGGGGCAGTGGCCGCTGTTCGCCTGGCTCGCGCTTGGCGCTTTTGCGATGCGATCGGCGGGCTGCGCCTATAACGACATCGTCGACCGCGACCTCGACAAGAAGGTAGAGCGCACCCGCCTGCGTCCGCTGGCGTCGGGGCGGGTTTCGCTGAAGGCCGCGTGGGTGCTGGTGATTGGCCTCTCGCTGGTCGGGTTGGTGGTGCTGCTCCAGCTCAAACCCGTGGCACAACTCGTGGCGCTGCTCAGCCTAGCGCCGGTCGCGGCCTATCCGTTCATGAAGCGCATCACCTGGTGGCCGCAAGCGTGGCTGGGGCTGGTGTTTGGCTGGGGCGCGCTTGTCGGCTGGCCCGCGGTGACCGGCGACTTCGCGCTAACGCCGCTGCTGTTGTGGGCCGGCACCATTTTCTGGGTCATCGGCTACGACACGCTCTACGCCATCCAGGACATCGAGGACGACGCGCTGGTGGGCGTGAAGTCCAGTGCGCGGGCGTTGGGTGGCAAGGCGCGGCAAGGCGTCGGGCTGCTTTATGCCGCAGCGCTGATCGGCTGGTCGGCGGCGATCTGGTCGGTCATTCCCGATTCCCTGGCGCTGGTCGCGCTGTTGCCGGCCGCGCTGCATCTTGGCTGGCAGGTGGCCAAGGCCGACCCCGCCGACGGTGCGCTGGCGCTCCGGCTCTTTCGCTCCAACCGCTTCACCGGCCTGTTGCTGTTCGCCGCCTTTTTGACGGTCGGCTTGTCGGCGGCGCGGTGACCCTCTAGGCCGCCCGTCATGCTCAGTCCCGCCGATGCCCGCGCCAAAGCCGAAATGCTGGTCGACCTCGCCCGCAAGAAGGGGGCCAGCGCCGCCGACGCCGTCTATGTCGGCGAACGATCGCGCGGCGTAACCGTCCGTATGGCCGAACTGGAAGACGTGCACAGCAGCGAAGGCGAGGAAATGGGCCTGCGCCTCTTCATGGGACAGCGCAACGCCAGCGTCGCTTCGTCCGATCTGAGCACCGAAGAGCTGGAGGCACTTGTCGACCGCGCCGTGGCGATGGCGCGTGAGGCACCGGAGGACCAGTTCGCAGGCCTGGCGCCCGCTGACCTGCTGTTTCATGGCGACCGTGCCGAGCTGGACGTCGACGACGGCGGCGATCCTGATCCCGCGTCGTTGCGCGAGCGCGCGGCCGAGGCCGAAGCGGCGGCGCGGGGCGTCGAAGGCGTGACCAACAGCAATGGCGGCAGCGCATCTGCCTCGGCCTCGACCTTCGCCATCGCCACCAGCCACGGATTTTCCGGCGCGACCCGCGCCACCGGCTACAGTTGTTCGGCCAGCGTCGTCGCGGGTGAGGGGGCGTCGATGCAGCGCGACTATGCGTGGCACAGCGCACGCTATCAGGCCGACCTTGAAAGCGCCGACGACATCGGACGCCGCGCCGGGGAACGCGCGGTGGGCCGCCTTGACCCGCAACGGGTGAAGCCCGGCGTCATGCCGGTCCTATTCGACCCGCGCGTCGCGACGACCCTGCTCGGCCATTTCATCGCGGCCATCGCCGGATCGTCGATCGCGCGCAAATCCAGCTTCCTGCTCGAAGCGCTGGACAGCAAGGTGTTCGCCGACGGCGTGACGATCGCCGACGACCCGTTCCGCAAGCGCGGGCTGCGCAGCCGGGCGTTCGACGGCGAAGGTCTGGCCGTCGCACCGATGAACCTTGTCGAGGATGGCGTGCTCAAGACTTGGCTGGCCGACAGCGCCGCCGCGCGGCAGCTCGGCCTTATGCCGACTGGTCACGCCATTCGCGGCGTGTCGGGATCGCCGGGTGCGGGTCCGTCCAACCTGACGCTGCAGCCGGGCACGCGGAGCCGAGAGGTGATGATTGGCGCGGTTCGCTACGGCGTCCTTGTGACCGAGTTGATCGGGCAGGGGGTCAATGGCGTGACCGGCGACTATTCGCGCGGGGCATCGGGCTTCCTTATCGTCGACGGCGAAATCGGGCCGCCGGTGGCCGAAATCACCGTCGCGTCGAACCTCAAGCAGATGTTCGCATCGCTCGAGCCTGCGACTGACCTCAGGATTCGCCGCGGAATCGACAGTCCGACCGTGCTAGTTCCGGAAATGACGGTAGCGTCGGCCTAGACCGTCGGCTCGCCGACCGGCTTCAGGTGGAGCCGGGCGAACTCGATCTTGGGGCAGTGGTCCATCACGACCTTGAGGCCCGCCTCCTCGGCGCGCGCCGCGGCGGCCTCATCGATCACGCCCAGCTGCATCCAAACCGCCTTGGCCTTGGCGGCGATGGCCTGGTCGACCGCGGCGCCCGCCAGCTCCGAATTGACGAAGATGTCGACGATATCGATCGGTTCGCCGATCTGGGCAAGCTCGCGCCAGACATATTCGCCGTGGACATGTTCGCCGGTGATGCGCGGATTGACCGGGATGACGCGGTAGCCCTGTTCCTGCAGGAAATGCATGACGCCGAAGCTGGCGCGGCCAGGATTGTCGCTGGCGCCGACCATGGCGATGGTCCGGGCGCCTTGCAGCAGGGCGGCAATGTCTTCGTCGCGGGTGAGGGGCATCGGGTTTCTCCTTTGCCCCATCAATGCTTCAGCCGCCGACTTTCTCCAGCGACGCCATCATTTGCGCGGCGATGGCGGCGAAGGCATCGGCGGCCGGGCCCTCGCCGGCGGCAGGCGGGCGCCCCGCGTCGGAGGCTTCGCGAAGGCTGGCCGACATCGGCAGGCGGCCGAGGAATGGCACGCCCAGCTGCCTGGCCGATACCTCCGCGCCACCCTGGCCGAAGGGATCGCTGCTCTCGCCGCAATGGGGGCAGGCGTAGCCCGCCATATTTTCGACGATGCCGAGGACCGGAACGCTGGTCTTGCCGAACAGGTCGATGGCCCGCGCCGCGTCGATCAGCGCGAGGTCCTGAGGGGTCGAAACGATCACCGCGCCGTCGGGCCGCGCCTTCTGGATCAACGACAGTTGGACGTCGCCGGTGCCGGGCGGCAGGTCGACGAGGATGAGGTCGGTGTCGCCCCACTCGCCATCGATCAGCTGGGTCAGCGCGCCCGCTGCCATCGGCCCGCGCCACGCCAGCGCCTGGCCGCCCGGTACCAGCTGCCCGACCGACAACAACTTCACGCCGTAGGGGGTGTCGCCGGCGAACAGCTTTTCCTTTTCGGCGCGGGGCTTGGCGTGCGCGTCGAGCAGCGTTGGCTGCGACGGACCATATATGTCGGCGTCGATGATCCCAACCTTGTTGCCTGCCCGTGCCAGCGCCACGGCAAGGTTGGCGGTCAGCGTCGACTTGCCGACCCCGCCCTTGCCCGACCCGACGGCGATCACGCGCCGGTGCGGTTTGGATGCGGTCAGCGCGATCCGCGCCTCGCTTACGCCCGGAATAGCAACCACCGCCGCCCTTAAACGGGCCTCAAGCGCCTGGCGCGCAGGCTCGTCCAACCCGGATGCGTCGGCAACGATGGTGGCCATGGTTCCGACCAGGCGCCGCGTCCGGATCCGCGCGGCGTCGGGCAGGGTGTCGAGGACGGAAAGCAGGTCGGCATCGGTCATGGCGCGGCCCTTAGTCGGCTTTTCGACGGGCGGCACTGTTTTTCGGCGAAACCCTACCTATTATGGGTTCATGACCATCTTTTCCGGTTGGGCCGCGCGGGGCCGCGGCTTCTTCAGCGACAACAAGGGCCCGTGGGGCGCTCCGCCCAGCGGCAATGGCGGCAACGGCGGCGGCGACGAGCCGCCCAAGGGTCCATGGGGATCGGGCGGCAAGCCAAGACCGCCGCGCCGGTCGGGCAACATCTCCTCGCTCGACGAATTTCTGCAAAAGAGCCGCGGGCGCTTCGGCGGCAGCGGCGATGGCGGGGGCTTCGGCCCGCTCGGCTCGCCCAGCGCCTCGCTGATCGGCTGGGCCGTTCTCGGCCTCGTTGCCTTGGTCCTTCTGCTGTCGACCGTTCATTCAATCGCTGCCGCAGAGCGCGGGGTCGTGACGCAGTTCGGGCGTTACAGCCGGACGATCAATCCGGGCGTCGGCTTCACGC
It includes:
- the pip gene encoding prolyl aminopeptidase yields the protein MNERRTLYPAIEPYDSGMLDVGDGHTLYWERCGTKGAKPVVFLHGGPGSGISPGQRRQFDPTRYDILLFDQRGCGRSTPFASLDDNTTWDLVEDIERLRTSVMGVEKWMVFGGSWGSTLSLAYAQSHPDRVTELVLRGIFLFRQREVDWLYKYGASELYPEEWEKFVGFIPEPERGDLVEAYRKRLTGTDEAVQLEAAKRWSMWEGVTVTLLPDEAMLADFTEDSHAIAIARIENHYMKYKGWLDEGQLLANADRLKGIPGVIVQGRHDCCTPPAAAWDLEKAWPEVDLQIVPDGGHLYTEPGITDGLVRATDRFAGQ
- a CDS encoding TonB-dependent receptor, producing MRRISHISILALATASLFAVPAFAQDAAQPAPAQDTATSDQLGEIVVTAQRRSENLQDIPLSVATVNDDTLNAITSSGSDIRALAGRVPSLNIESSFGRTFPRFYIRGLGNTDFDLNASQPVSVVYDDVVLESPILKGFPVFDLDRVEVLRGPQGTLFGRNTPAGIVKFDTVKPGKGKSYVKLTAGTLGTINAEGAVGGEVSDKVAVRVSGLWQHRGNWVDNVSEPGKHDLEGYDDIALRAQVEFRPTDELKIRLTGQLRDLDGDARLFRANAFETGSNKLVGLDGGKFKRDKVSTNGLNFQKLKTQNLAGTIEYDFGPATFYSVTSYWHGTVKSRGDIDGGTDTGPGFIPFQAQSQDNIPSLDQFTQELRIASNNTTGLGYQAGVFYFNENTDIESLDFGSPTATDPSAIVNQRQEARALGIFGSVNYKTDNGLTVQAGARWNHDKKKLTAERLYDVRPIFVGGGPVPETTTRVKDSVLTWDVSAIQELNPDVNVYARVAKGYRAPAIQGRILFDRDVSTADSENTMSYEAGIKTVLLDRKLRFNLTGYFFKTKDLQLSAVGGANNANLLLNAKAVKGHGFEAELEARPVRGLTLTGGVSLNIAKIHDKNLTVEVCGAACTVTDPFAVPSVPFDPGEVYINGNQLPQAPKWTINWSAGYEHPVGDGSLYVFTDWYHRSKINFFLYQSVEFSDDQLTEGGLRVGYKTDRFDVAAFGRNILNDKSAVSGIDFNNLTAMVNEPRIWGVEFGYKF
- a CDS encoding glutamate--cysteine ligase; this encodes MTTRTDTSASPLIESRDDLLSVFSKGEKPRQNWRIGTEHEKFVYRTSDYRAPSYDEPGGIRDLLMGMTEFGWEPVIENGNVIALSGQDGTISLEPAGQLELSGAALQDLHQSCRESGRHLEQVKAIGDRLGLGFLGLGMWPDKTRAELPIMPKGRYKIMLNHMPRVGTLGLDMMLRTCTIQTNLDYSSEADMVKKFRVSLALQPVATALFANSPFTEGKPNGFKSFRSHIWEDTDPHRTGMLPFVFEDGFGYERYCDYALDVPMYFVFRDGQYIDAAGLSFRDFLDGKLSVLPGEKPTIADWTDHLSTAFPEVRLKSFLEMRGADGGRWGRICALPALWVGLLYSDTALDAAWDLCKDWSIEEREALRHAVPRQALEASVPGGGTVRDLAARVLDIAAAGLTDRAQLNASGDNEGGFLDPLRDVVATGKTFADRLLERYHGDWNGDVSRVYDEFSF
- a CDS encoding 16S rRNA (uracil(1498)-N(3))-methyltransferase, producing MIATPAWPPKSLPRLFVDTPLGEGATVALDGAQANYLGNVMRLKQGEAALLFDGANGEWLAKVAEVGKKRMTLAVAERTREQEHVPDLTLAFAPVKRAQTDWLVEKATELGISRLQPVMTRRTVAERVKIERLRSIAIEAAEQCNRTSLPTIAEPIALADFLKMREPGATLYFADENGGEPAAKALKAGPAIILTGPEGGFTDEERELARSQPNSIAISLGPRILRAETAALAAIATWMAVAGDWQ
- a CDS encoding HAD family hydrolase, which gives rise to MTIDLICLDADDTLWHNMRHFHATEDALVAMLEPFVDAGVARDALLATELKNLKLYGYGAKSFTLSMIETAFDLGGDDIPSSVIRDILHAGRALCDHPVELLDGVADTMHALAERGRLVLVTKGDLFHQEAKLAASGLGDHFAGIEIVSDKKADTFRAIFDRYGSAPDAAIMAGDSMRSDVKPALEAGAWAAYIPQPLQWSHEQGDPPADHPRYRELPSLAALVNWIDDIGRAA
- the ubiA gene encoding 4-hydroxybenzoate octaprenyltransferase — its product is MSETEIVPDSERTGLIGALPRPLRPYASLMRLDRPIGTWLLFWPCAWGVALAGVRGQWPLFAWLALGAFAMRSAGCAYNDIVDRDLDKKVERTRLRPLASGRVSLKAAWVLVIGLSLVGLVVLLQLKPVAQLVALLSLAPVAAYPFMKRITWWPQAWLGLVFGWGALVGWPAVTGDFALTPLLLWAGTIFWVIGYDTLYAIQDIEDDALVGVKSSARALGGKARQGVGLLYAAALIGWSAAIWSVIPDSLALVALLPAALHLGWQVAKADPADGALALRLFRSNRFTGLLLFAAFLTVGLSAAR
- a CDS encoding TldD/PmbA family protein, with the protein product MLSPADARAKAEMLVDLARKKGASAADAVYVGERSRGVTVRMAELEDVHSSEGEEMGLRLFMGQRNASVASSDLSTEELEALVDRAVAMAREAPEDQFAGLAPADLLFHGDRAELDVDDGGDPDPASLRERAAEAEAAARGVEGVTNSNGGSASASASTFAIATSHGFSGATRATGYSCSASVVAGEGASMQRDYAWHSARYQADLESADDIGRRAGERAVGRLDPQRVKPGVMPVLFDPRVATTLLGHFIAAIAGSSIARKSSFLLEALDSKVFADGVTIADDPFRKRGLRSRAFDGEGLAVAPMNLVEDGVLKTWLADSAAARQLGLMPTGHAIRGVSGSPGAGPSNLTLQPGTRSREVMIGAVRYGVLVTELIGQGVNGVTGDYSRGASGFLIVDGEIGPPVAEITVASNLKQMFASLEPATDLRIRRGIDSPTVLVPEMTVASA
- a CDS encoding CoA-binding protein, whose protein sequence is MPLTRDEDIAALLQGARTIAMVGASDNPGRASFGVMHFLQEQGYRVIPVNPRITGEHVHGEYVWRELAQIGEPIDIVDIFVNSELAGAAVDQAIAAKAKAVWMQLGVIDEAAAARAEEAGLKVVMDHCPKIEFARLHLKPVGEPTV
- a CDS encoding Mrp/NBP35 family ATP-binding protein; the encoded protein is MTDADLLSVLDTLPDAARIRTRRLVGTMATIVADASGLDEPARQALEARLRAAVVAIPGVSEARIALTASKPHRRVIAVGSGKGGVGKSTLTANLAVALARAGNKVGIIDADIYGPSQPTLLDAHAKPRAEKEKLFAGDTPYGVKLLSVGQLVPGGQALAWRGPMAAGALTQLIDGEWGDTDLILVDLPPGTGDVQLSLIQKARPDGAVIVSTPQDLALIDAARAIDLFGKTSVPVLGIVENMAGYACPHCGESSDPFGQGGAEVSARQLGVPFLGRLPMSASLREASDAGRPPAAGEGPAADAFAAIAAQMMASLEKVGG